AGCGGGCCGCAGCACGATCACGTTGTCGCGCGCCGCAGCGGCAAAAAAGGGGAGCGACGCCTGAGTGGGTTGAACAAGCTGCATGTGAGACTCCATCGGGTTTGAACACAGGCAGGATTGCCATGGAAAAAGCACGCCCCAGGGTTGGCCATGGGCGGCGCCTCGTGCGCCGCGCCCGGCCAGACGCCCGCCACCTGCGGCCGTGCCGGCCATGCCCTACATCAGCATGGTGTTGCGTATCAGGCCCACCGCCAGGCCTTCGATTTCGAACGGCTCGCCCGGATGCACGCGAATGACCGGGTAGTCGGGGTTTTCCGGCAGCAGCTCGATCTGGCCGCCGCTGCGGCGCAGGCGTTTGACGGTGACCTCGTCGCCCAGGCGCGCGACGACGATCTGGCCGCTGCGCGCCTCGTGCGTGGCCTGCACCGCCAGCAGATCGCCGTCCATGATGCCGGCGTCGCGCATGGACATGCCGCGCACCTTGAGCAGGTAGTCCGGCTTGTGCGCGAACAGCGAGCCTTCGATGGTGTAGCTCTGGTCGACGTGCTCCTGCGCGAGAATCGGCGAACCCGCGGCCACGCGGCCGATGAGCGGCAGCGTGAGCTGGGCCAGCCCCGCCATCGGCAGACCGAGCTGCACGCCGCGCTCGGCGTGGATCTGGCGCAGCGCGCTGGCGCGCAGCCGGATGCCGCGCGAGGTGCCGCTGAGCAGTTCGATCACGCCCTTGCGGGCGAGCGCCTTGAGGTGCTCTTCCGCGGCATTGGCCGACTTGAAGCCCAGTTGCTGCGCGATCTCGGCGCGCGTGGGCGGCGCGCCGGTCTGGGCGATGGCGCGCTCCACCAGCTCGAGGATCTGCTGCTGGCGGCCGGTGAGTTTGGGCTGGTCGGTCATGAAATGCTCCGGATTGGCTACAGGTCAGTGACTGTGTATCGATACAGTAGCTGTATTTTTCGACAGTTTTGAGAAAGTTGCAAGCACCATGGACAAAAAGATCGTGATCCTCGGCACGGGCGGCACCATCGCCGGCACCGGCGCGGCCGGCGGCCATGCTTACGTGGCCGCGCAACTGGGCGTAGAGGCGCTGGTGCAGGCGGTGCCGGGCCTGCAACAGGCCGCGGGCATGGCGCTGCAAGCCGAGCAGCTGGCGCAGCTCGACAGCAAGGACATGGACCACGCCACCTGGGTGCGCCTGGCGCGGCGCTGCGCAGCCCTGCTGGCCGACGACCAGGTGGCCGGCATCGTCGTCACCCATGGCACGGACACGCTGGAAGAGAGCGCCTGGCTGCTGCACGAGCTGCTGCCCGCGGACAAGCCCGTCGTGCTGACCTGCGCGATGCGCCCGGCCACTGCGCTGCTGGCAGACGGGCCGCAGAACCTGCTGGACGCGGTGCTGCTGGCCGCGCACCCGCAGGCGCGCGGCGTGCTGGTGTGCGCACTGGGCACGGTCCACGGCGCGCGGGAGGTGAGCAAGCTGCATCCGCAGCGGCTCGATGCCTTCGCCTCGCTGGACAGCGGCCCGCTGGGCTGGGTGGAGGCCGGGCAGCTGCGCTGGGCGCACGGGGTGCCGCCGGCGGCCGGCACGCCGCGCCACGGCGCCTTGCTGCAGGCCCGCGCCTTCGGCCAGACGCCCTGGCCCCGCGTGGAGATCGCCCTCAGCCATGCGGGCTGCGACGGCGCGCTGCTCGA
This portion of the Comamonas flocculans genome encodes:
- the lexA gene encoding transcriptional repressor LexA, yielding MTDQPKLTGRQQQILELVERAIAQTGAPPTRAEIAQQLGFKSANAAEEHLKALARKGVIELLSGTSRGIRLRASALRQIHAERGVQLGLPMAGLAQLTLPLIGRVAAGSPILAQEHVDQSYTIEGSLFAHKPDYLLKVRGMSMRDAGIMDGDLLAVQATHEARSGQIVVARLGDEVTVKRLRRSGGQIELLPENPDYPVIRVHPGEPFEIEGLAVGLIRNTMLM
- a CDS encoding asparaginase → MDKKIVILGTGGTIAGTGAAGGHAYVAAQLGVEALVQAVPGLQQAAGMALQAEQLAQLDSKDMDHATWVRLARRCAALLADDQVAGIVVTHGTDTLEESAWLLHELLPADKPVVLTCAMRPATALLADGPQNLLDAVLLAAHPQARGVLVCALGTVHGAREVSKLHPQRLDAFASLDSGPLGWVEAGQLRWAHGVPPAAGTPRHGALLQARAFGQTPWPRVEIALSHAGCDGALLDWMVAGGVRGIVVAATGNGTLHQALRPALLRAVDAGVRVRIAARCPLGRMAATAGQPWRDAEGLSPVKARISLMLELMEEA